From the Theileria equi strain WA chromosome 4 map unlocalized gcontig_1105316255041, whole genome shotgun sequence genome, one window contains:
- a CDS encoding signal peptide containing protein (encoded by transcript BEWA_046690A) — protein sequence MNVFFILVATCLLGLCDCSRSGFPADRLYIQVLDDYVEDDIANEFPKKRQRIRLFSSKRMVWDMADGTVYKKSKILPGTDDTAMLNIGHPNRLLHKSFSYSFAGNAIQLVVPKKGVAVIKLVNFRSDIWDARPGEELAYVKVYLDQYRKPELILVVTNASDTVKEHYLELRDEEWVDCTGVHEERMKELMDPAQWISNFQIDLSASKNTKECTIFETVVLGISTKHFYPKPGHLLTGIRDKDILLWESSKPFYKSGNKVMWSGKYDDRCLCCLIYRKGSTRLLELTLLENSSGIGRYFEKNADGEWNEIDVNTFDKKARYIRGGITVDSILSKVDGSLSLLSWNLWKKMSDFIN from the coding sequence atgaatgtCTTTTTCATTCTTGTGGCAACTTGTCTACTGGGACTCTGTGACTGCAGTAGGTCCGGATTTCCCGCTGATCGACTCTATATCCAAGTCCTGGACGACTACGTAGAGGATGATATTGCCAACGAGTTTCCCAAAAAGAGGCAAAGGATACGTCTATTCAGCAGCAAGAGGATGGTCTGGGATATGGCTGACGGTACTGTCTATAAAAAATCCAAGATACTACCAGGCACCGATGACACTGCTATGTTAAATATCGGTCATCCGAATAGGCTACTCCATAAGTCCTTCAGCTATTCCTTTGCTGGTAATGCTATTCAGCTGGTGGTTCCCAAGAAGGGCGTTGCTGTCATCAAGCTTGTCAACTTCCGTTCGGATATTTGGGATGCTAGGCCAGGCGAGGAACTGGCATACGTAAAGGTGTATCTTGACCAATACAGGAAGCCTGAACTCATTCTTGTTGTGACTAATGCATCCGACACTGTAAAGGAGCACTACCTGGAGCTCAGGGATGAGGAGTGGGTGGACTGTACTGGAGTCCATGAAGAAAGGATGAAGGAATTGATGGATCCTGCCCAGTGGATTTCCAATTTCCAAATTGACCTCTCTGCCTCCAAAAACACCAAAGAGTGTACCATCTTTGAAACCGTTGTCTTGGGTATCAGCACCAAACACTTTTATCCAAAGCCTGGCCATCTGCTAACTGGAATAAGGGACAAGGATATTCTCTTATGGGAGTCTTCAAAACCCTTTTACAAGTCTGGGAATAAGGTGATGTGGAGCGGCAAGTATGATGACCGCTGCCTCTGTTGTCTCATTTACAGAAAGGGGAGCACAAGGCTACTGGAACTTACTCTCTTGGAGAACTCATCGGGAATCGGCAggtactttgaaaagaatgctgatggtgaatggaatgagattGACGTAAACACGTTTGATAAAAAGGCAAGATATATTAGGGGCGGAATAACTGTTGATTCCATCCTCTCAAAGGTAGATGGCTCACTATCTCTCTTGTCTTGGAATCTCTGGAAGAAAATGTCAGACTTCATAAACTAG
- a CDS encoding hypothetical protein (encoded by transcript BEWA_046680A) encodes MSAGELTLNVKCQGGDKGQCNCGAGPLPGITAKKETDLQSVRGFYSYVHERKTPFTLKKTLGNNEELDGNDVDSVTKVSVFYWNENETRPLLLEIIKNNNDLEKEYYYKYGNNENEAADHPSLEDFPMVTTDPNTFDLAVQNSSSYRSFDVNIQGISTKVYVSTCGNTIKKVVNGSKDVWTATSKQARIYCIVFLKDNNLSMALVKIRDNDNKVSYILTELDKDKWVISPGHSISGRVNGLKKPTDTITRFSIDISLANSNDKCIVENYESNGLKARFYPAQAAIAIGKITDGSTTIGELNKSYTCYLCEYYSKGGVTIIRVHAQNNYNLTMFSYKKDADKWTSISGRDFSDELVKMSN; translated from the exons atgagcgCTGGAGAGTTAACATTAAATGTAAAGTGTCAAGGTGGAGACAAGGGACAATGTAACTGCGGTGCTGGTCCACTTCCTGGCATTACTGCCAAAAAGGAGACTGACCTACAATCTGTTAGAGGCTTTTACAGCTATGTTCATGAAAGAAAAACACCGTTTACACTCAAGAAAACTCTTGGCAATAATGAGGAACTAGATGGGAATGATGTTGACAGTGTTACTAAGGTATCGGTTTTCTATTGGAATGAGAATGAGACTAGACCACTGCTCTTGGAGATTATTAAGAATAATAATGACCTGGAAAAGGAATACTATTATAAATACGGgaataatgaaaatgaagctGCTGATCATCCTTCCTTAGAAGACTTTCCTA TGGTCACCACAGATCCAAATACTTTTGATTTGGCAGTGCAGAACTCATCGTCATATAGATCCTTTGACGTAAATATTCAGGGAATTTCCACAAAAGTCTATGTTTCTACATGTGGCAATACAATTAAAAAGGTTGTTAATGGGAGCAAGGATGTGTGGACAGCCACAAGTAAACAAGCACGCATTTACTGCATTGTATTTCTAAAGGATAATAACTTGAGCATGGCTCTTGTTAAGATAAGGGATAATGATAATAAGGTTTCCTACATACTTACCGAACTTGACAAGGATAAATGGGTAATATCTCCTGGTCACTCTATTTCCGGTAGGGTTAACGGACTAAAGAAACCAACTGACACAATTACTAGATTCTCCATTGACATTTCTCTAGCTAATAGTAATGATAAATGCATAGTTGAGAATTATGAAAGTAATGGTCTTAAGGCCCGTTTCTATCCTGCGCAAGCTGCTATTGCCATAGGGAAGATTACAGACGGAAGCACAACTATTGGTGAACTTAACAAGAGCTACACATGTTACCTCTGTGAATACTATTCCAAAGGTGGTGTTACAATCATAAGAGTGCATGCTCAAAATAACTACAATCTTACAATGTTTTCTTATAAAAAGGATGCTGATAAATGGACAAGCATATCTGGAAGGGACTTCAGTGATGAGCTTGTTAAAATGAGCAACTAG
- a CDS encoding Papain family cysteine protease family member protein (encoded by transcript BEWA_046670A) produces the protein MVQKMVDELAKYNINVLDQETFSTCMKATQNCSCIDKRTKVVSHITKDELSALHDIIGFLGDDMNAEFEVDLLLKFKRFNLEYERHPCDFAELKKIYYTFRKDAILIETHNRNPDRLYNMGYNRRTGMVVDYTPEVDVGYGDLFKDPKKDIGSGQYSLKGSFRQSLHEKYTPLPFDRTEIAKVPKATFTWQDKGYVAPALNQGICGICWGMSSIATLETFMAVKRQRFEPFSVQQLLDCVSQNHTCLGGAMEPTAEYIKTHKMCTEDEYPYTGQKGACDDKKCKTETLINEIAFIGYKGAKDFLQNHGAFSIDVDIPREFTHYESGVFNTTGPKYIRHAMTVVGYGRDTDRNVDYWIVKNSWGTDWGEDGFVRILDEPINGPDGTQTSFCGVTERASGFL, from the coding sequence ATGGTCCAAAAGATGGTAGACGAACTTGCAAAGTACAATATAAACGTTTTGGACCAGGAGACGTTTTCCACATGCATGAAGGCAACCCAAAACTGTTCCTGCATAGACAAGAGGACAAAGGTGGTTTCCCATATCACAAAGGACGAGCTTTCTGCACTGCATGACATTATAGGTTTCCTTGGCGATGACATGAATGCGGAATTCGAGGTCGATTTGCTACTCAAATTCAAGAGGTTTAACCTGGAATATGAGAGGCACCCTTGTGACTTTGCTGAGCTCAAGAAAATCTACTACACGTTCCGCAAGGATGCCATTTTGATTGAGACTCACAACAGGAATCCAGACAGACTGTACAACATGGGCTACAACCGGCGTACCGGCATGGTGGTCGACTACACTCCTGAGGTAGATGTAGGCTACGGGGACCTTTTTAAAGACCCGAAAAAGGACATTGGAAGCGGCCAGTATAGCCTCAAGGGGAGCTTCCGCCAGAGTCTCCACGAAAAGTACACGCCACTGCCGTTTGACAGAACGGAAATTGCCAAGGTACCAAAAGCAACGTTTACCTGGCAGGATAAAGGATACGTTGCTCCAGCTCTCAACCAGGGAATCTGTGGCATCTGTTGGGGAATGTCATCAATCGCTACACTCGAGACATTCATGGCGGTAAAAAGGCAAAGGTTCGAGCCGTTTAGTGTGCAGCAACTCCTGGACTGCGTATCTCAGAATCACACCTGTTTGGGAGGAGCGATGGAACCCACTGCAGAGTACATTAAGACGCATAAAATGTGCACAGAGGACGAGTATCCATACACTGGCCAAAAGGGTGCATGCGATGATAAAAAGTGCAAGACAGAGACTCTCATCAATGAGATTGCATTTATTGGCTATAAAGGTGCCAAAGACTTTTTACAAAACCACGGAGCCTTTTCCATCGATGTGGATATCCCCAGGGAGTTTACTCACTACGAATCTGGAGTCTTTAATACAACAGGCCCAAAGTATATACGACATGCAATGACCGTGGTAGGATATGGAAGGGATACTGACAGAAACGTCGATTACTGGATCGTCAAAAACTCCTGGGGAACAGACTGGGGAGAAGACGGTTTTGTTAGGATACTCGATGAACCCATAAATGGCCCAGATGGCACACAAACCTCCTTTTGTGGAGTCACTGAAAGGGCTAGTGGGTTTCTCtaa
- a CDS encoding hypothetical protein (encoded by transcript BEWA_046660A), which produces MQTAASEISTSRAETIKGVTNPTLISTSDVADNRSTLSLVEGQCLPESNQNFFFKWVRACDYTESKQGNILPLKKQQKHDDSGRIRPKPIVKQTGTTYCASFQTDDKEFNNDILGTRRLYYDLADVRLALTLDELQCGPEFNRKNFFLYKQVATCKTTQCRRGINITFKKQGGNKTMALIVIVEEPVSLSRRFAGILSKRINSNGQEIKVRSKYNRKILFIKACSDYSPNLQETVVSTRV; this is translated from the coding sequence ATGCAAACTGCAGCGAgtgaaatctcaacttcacgagctgaaacgataaaaggtgtcacaaatccaacattaatatcaacaagtgatgtagctgacaacaggtctacgttatccctcgttgaagggcaatgcctacctgaatcaAATCAAAATTTCTTTtttaaatgggtacgagcttgcgattatacagagagtaaacagggaaacatattgcctcttaaaaagcaacaaaaacatgatgatagtggaagaataagacCCAAACCaatcgttaaacaaactggtacaacctactgtgcatcattccaaactgacgacaaagagttcaacaatgacatacttggcactagaagactttattatgatctagctgacgtaaggttagcgttaaccctggacgaattgcaatgtggacctgaatttaatcgaaaaaacttcttcttatataaacaggtggcgacttgtaaaactacccagtgtagacgggggataaacataacttttaaaaagcaaggcggtaataaaactatggcgcttatagtaatcgttgaagaaccagtaagtctctctaggagattcgctggaatcctcagtaagaggataaactcaaatggtcaagaaatcaaggtcaggtcgaaatacaatcgaaaaatcttatttataaaggcctgttctgattattccccaaacctacaggaaactgtagtgtctacaagggtgtag